The following proteins are encoded in a genomic region of Arachis stenosperma cultivar V10309 chromosome 4, arast.V10309.gnm1.PFL2, whole genome shotgun sequence:
- the LOC130974875 gene encoding uncharacterized protein LOC130974875: protein MVRTATYVPKTDSGMPSFSLGLTDSSQEGASTQETEREKYPETASMLEQLDTLVQKLASNAAKGTNESPQIQRETGRENSAKFETPGGINQITDDMKQKCYIWGTRLKEDANGNTDEYEEICNLIGKGEYILIRSHLASLQAKSDIESQIVSAICLILIQKNEKRFQEQIYCLHPDIVSMALSDHPKGEFISPKTEKEFRVEAYPSFIHFIDRKKLSSHPYIFAPVCHSGHWWLWLINTTKRKCQILDPLHKKAPSDERKDINKFTGYVFSRLITYAGGKPLEKGEKEKEIKASYVKISGQKTSYDCAIYVIKWLELIEPENIKKGKYEWDNWSQEEVDHYRVEYASRILFSEMNKQRDRAIREK from the exons ATGGTACGGACAGCAACCTATGTTCCTAAAACAGATTCAGGGATGCCATCATTCAGCCTTGGACTGACTGATTCAAGCCAGGAGGGGGCGTCAACGCAGGAGACAGAAAGGGAAAAATATCCAGAAACTGCAAGTATGCTAGAACAATTAGACACTTTGGTCCAAAAATTAGCAAGCAATGCGGCGAAGGGAACAAACGAAAGTCCACAAATTCAGAGGGAGACTGGGAGAGAAAATTCTGCAAAGTTTGAAACTCCAGGGGGAATAAATCAAATTACAGATGATATGAAACAAAAGTGCTACATCTGGGGGACGAGACTGAAGGAAGACGCAAATGGCAATACTGACGAGTATGAGGAGATTTGCAATCTGATTGGCAAAGGAGAATACATTTTGATCAGATCGCACCTTGCATCCCTCCAGGCAAAAAGTGATATAGAATCTCAG ATTGTATCTGCCATCTGCCTCATCCTAAtccagaaaaatgaaaagaggtttcaggaacaaatatactgtctccaccccgatattgtg AGCATGGCACTTTCGGATCACCCAAAGGGGGAATTCATATCCCCGAAAACGGAAAAGGAATTCAGGGTGGAAGCCTACCCGAGTTTCATTCACTTCatagatagaaaaaaattaagttcgcatccatat ATTTTTGCTCCTGTTTGCCACTCGGGACATTGGTGGTTATGGCTAATAAATACAACAAAGCGGAAATGTCAAATACTTGACCCGCTACACAAAAAAGCTCCAAGCGATGAGAGAAAGGACATTAATAAATTCACT GGATATGTATTTTCAAGATTGATAACATATGCCGGCGGGAAACCTCTGGAGAAAGGCGAGAaggaaaaggaaattaaagcaTCATATGTTAAAATATCAGGGCAAAAAACAAG CTATGACTGCGCTATCTACGTTATTAAGTGGCTTGAGTTAATTGAGCCGGaaaacatcaaaaaggggaagtatgaATGGGATAATTGGTCACAG GAGGAGGTGGACCACTATAGAGTGGAGTATGCTTCCCGGATACTATTCAGTGAGATGAATAAACAGAGAGATCGGGCAATTAGAGAGAAGTAG